The nucleotide sequence GGTCGAGGTCCACGAACGCGGACGGCACCATGTAGTGCGGCAGCGCCGATTCGGCGTGGGCGCGCAGGTCCTTGAGCAGCGTCGGCGATCCGTCCGCGGCCGGGACGACGTACGCCACCAGCCGCCGGTCGCCCGGCTTGACCTCGCGGGGCACGACGGCGATCCGCTCGACCCCGGTGAACGCGGCGAGCGCGGACTCGATCTCCCCGGGCTCGATCCGGAACCCGCGGATCTTGACCTGGTGGTCGGTGCGGCCGAGGAAGTCCAGGTTTCCGTCGGCGCGCCAGCGGACCCGGTCGCCGGTGCGGTACATCCGCGCGCCGCCACCGGCGAACGGGTCGGCGACGAAGCGTTCCGCCGACAGCCCCGGACGTCCCGCGTAGCCCCGCGCGAGACCGCGTCCGCCGACGTACAACTCGCCCTCGACACCGACCGGGACCGGCCGCAGCGCGGTGTCGAGGACATAGCAGCGGGTGTTCGGATCCGGGACGCCGATCGGGATCGGCCCGGTCCAACCGGGCTCGGCGGCCCACAGCGTCGAGTTCACCGTCGCCTCGGTCAGCCCGTACGCGGCGACGACCCGCAGGTCTTCGGCCCAGCGCGCGATCAGTTCCGGCGGGACCGTCTCGGTCCCGACGATCAGCACCGCGCCCTTCGGCAGTTCACAGTCCGAGGGCAGCGCCGCGACCAGCGACGGCGGCAGGATCATGTGCGTCGCAGCGTTGTCCGCGATGTAGCCGGTCAGTTCGACACCCGCGACGCGGCGATGCGACGGGACCACGATCAGCGTGCCGCCGACGCACAGCGACATGACCAGATCCCAGACCGTCACGTCGAAACCGGTGGACGCGAACTGCACAACCCGGCTGTCCTCGCCGATGCCGATCCGTTCGGTCGCCGTGCTGATCAGGCTGCCGATCCCGTCGTGGGACAGGACCACGCCCTTCGGCTTGCCCGTCGAACCCGAGGTGTAGATGACGTACGCGGCCTGGCTCAGCGCGATCCCGCTCACGTCCACAGTGGACGGATCGAGTGCAGCGAGTTCCGCGGTGGTCTCCGGATCGCCGAGAAGGATCCGCTCGGCGTCCACACCGGACGGCAGCTGCGCGGTTTCCTCCACAGTGGACACCACGAATCGCGCACCCGCGTGAGAGAGCATGTAGGCGAGGCGTTCTTCGGGGTGGTCGAGGTCGAGCGGGAGGTATGCGGCCCCGGCCTTCATCACGCCGAGCAACACGACGACGAGATCGGCCGAACGCGGCATCGCCACGCCGACGACGTCCTCGTCACCGACACCGCGCTGCCGCAGCAGCCGGGCGAGCCGGTTGGCTGCGGCGTCGACCTCGGCGTAGGTCATCCGGACGTCCTCGCAGACGACGGCCTCCGCGTCCGGCTTCCGCGCCACGACCCGGGCGAACGCCTCGGGCCAGGACACCTCCGGTGACGCCGCGACCGCCGTGCCGAGCGCCAGGACCCGGTCCCGTTCCTCGGCGGAGAGCAGATCGATCGCGGCCAGCGGTAAGTCCGGTCCCGCCACGAGGGCGTCCAGCACCGCGGCGAACCGGCGGCGATGGTCGGCGAGTTCGTCGTCGGAGGACACGGCCTGGTCGGCGTCGAAGTCGAACCGGAGCCCGCGGCCCTCGCCGGCGTCGTACACGGCGATGGCGACGTCGCTGATCGGCCCGAGTTCGAGGTTGTGCACCGTCGCACTCGCGTCGCCGAACGCGAGTTCGCCGTCCACGGCCATGTAGTTGACGCTCAGCCCGACGAGTTCGTGCACCCCGCCGCTCGCGCCGAGCTCGCGCGCGAGGTCCTCCCCGCGGTACCGGCTGTGCTCCAGCAGCGCGGAGACCTTCTCCGCGACCTGGGCGACGAGCTGCGCCGGCGTCGTCTCCGGGCGCACCGTGAGCCGCAACGGCAGGACGTTGGAGACCATGCCCGGCTGCTCACGCAGGGCGCGGGTGGTCCTCGCGGTGACCGGCAGGCCGAGGACGAGGTCTTCGGCGCCGGTCACCCGGTGGGCGTACGCCGCCACCGCGGCGATCGCGACACGGGACAGCTTCGTGCCCGCATCGAGCGCGAACTTCCGCAGGCGACCGGTCTTCGCCGCGGGCAGCTCCCACGAATGCCGCCGGAGCCGGACCCGGCCGGAGGACGCGCGGTCGAGCAGCCGCACCGGGTTGGGCCTGCCCGCGAGGTCGCCGAGCCAGTGGTCGCGATCGGCTTTCGCGTCGTAGTCCGCCTCGGCCAGCCCGGAGAGCGGCCACGAGACCTCCTCGGCGGTGCCCGAATAGTGGGCCGCCGCGCGTCGGGTGAGGACGGCCTGGCCGTGCGCGTCCATCACCAGATGGTGGTAGCGCTGGAACCAGCGGACCCGGTCCGCGGCCAGGACGAGCAGCGTGTGCGCGGTGAGCGGCCCTCGGGCAGGGTCGGTCACCACGGCGAGCTCGGCTCGCGCCCACTCGTCCGCGGCCAGCTCCGGATCCGGCTCACCGGTGAAGTCGAGGACCGTGACCTCACCGGGGCTGGCCGGACGCTGGACCGGAGTGTCGCCGTCCAGCTCGACCGTGACGTGAAGGCATTCCGCCTCCGCGACCGCCCGCCGGACGGCTTCACCCAGCCGGGCGATGTCGACGTCGCCGCGAAGCTCGGCGACCCAGCCGATCGTGTAGACCGGGTCGGCCGGGTCGAGCTGCTGCGCGAGCCAGATCCCCTGCTGTGCCGGGGTCAGGGGAAAGCCGCGGTTCATCGGGTCGCCTCCACCGTTCAGTGCTTTCGGGATCGTCCGTGCCTCAGGCGGGCCCGGTCCCGCTCACCGCGTACTCGGGCCGGGACACGCCCGCGGCCCGGCGATCCACAATGGACTGCAGGATCTCGCCGACCCGGACGGCGGTGTTGGACAGCAGCGACGACGTGATGCCGTGCGTGTGCTCGGTACCGCCCTGCAGGTAGATCCCGCCGTCCAGCGGCGGCTCGGTGACGATCCGGTAGTCGCGTTCGACGCGGAGCCTGCCCTCGTCGTCACGCGCGCAGGCCGACGCCAGCTCACCGAGCAACGGCGTCGGATCCGCCGGGCTGTACCCGGTGGCGTACACGACGAAGTCGGCGTCGAGCCGGGTCCGCTCCCCGGTCTCCAGCGCTTCGACGGTGACCCGCACTTCGGTGCCGGTGTCGGTGACCTCGGTGGGGCGGGAGACGTTGATGAGCTTCAGCCGCTCGATCCCCTGCACCTTCTCGCGGTAGACACGCCGGTACAGCTCGTCGATGAGTTCGATGTCCACGGCCGAATAGTTGGTCGCGCCGTGGTAGCGCATCAGCCGATCCTTGACCGCTTCCGGCGCATCGTAGAACCGTCCGACCGCCTCGGGGTCGAAGATCCGGTTCGCGAACGCGCTGTCGTCGGCCGGGCTGTAGCCGTACCGCGCGAACACCGCGCACACCTCGGCCCGGGGGAAGCGGTCGTGCAGTAGCGCGCTCACTTCGGCCGCACTCTGGCCGGCGCCGACGACGACGAACCGGCGTGGCTCCTCGGCGGCCATCCCCTCCAGCCGGTGCAGGAGTTCGCTGTTGTGCCAGATCCGTGTGCCCGGCGTCACACCCTCGGGGAGGTTCGGCCGCAGACCGGTGCCCATCACCAGATTGCGGGCGCGCAGGTTCACCAGTTCGCCGTCGGTGCGGGCGTGCACGTCGAAGAACACGATCTCGTCGCCATCGAACACCGGCGTGACGGAGAGCACTTCGGTGCCGTAGGAAACCAGGTCGTCGACCTTTTCCGCCGCCCATTCGAAGTAGTCGTGGAACTCGATCCGCAACGGGAACAGGTTCTTGTGGTTGATGAAATCGACCAATCGGTCCTTGCTGTGCAAATACGACAGGAAGCTGAAGGAACTCGTCGGGTTCCGCATCGTCGCCAGGTCCTTGAGGAAGGAGACCTGCATGGTCGCGTTGTCGATCAACATCCCGCGGTGCCAGCCGAAACGCGCTTGACGCTCGAGAAAGTGGGCCGTGACGGTCTCGGCCCCCGGCGCGGCGTTGTGCTCGGTGACGGCGATGGCGAGCGCGAGGTTCGAGGGACCGAACCCGACCCCGACCACGTCGTAGACCGGAACCCGTTCACCGACCACTGCTCGTGCCATCTTGAACCCCTAGCGCGGCTCAGCCGCATCTCGGTACTTCGTTACAAAGACCAGGGAACCCTAACCTAAGTTAGGTGAGGCTCAACTAGTACTTTTAGTGGTGATGTTCATCCCTCGACCAGGAGGAGGCCGGTCCCATGCGGGTCGCCATGTTCGGATACCAGACCTGGGGACACCGCACCCTGCGGGCGTTGATCGACGCGGGGCACGACGTCGCCCTCGTCGTCACCCACCCGAAGAGTGACCACGCCTACGAGAAGATCTGGTCCGATTCCGTCGCGGACCTCGCCGAGGCCAACGGGATCCGCGCGCTGCTTCGGCAGCGTCCCGACGACGCGGAACTCCTGGCGGAGCTGAAGGAAGCCGATCTCGACCTGATCGTCGCCAACAACTGGCGCACCTGGCTGCCGCCCGAGATCTTCGAGATGCCGCGGTACGGCACGCTGAACGTCCACGACTCGCTGCTGCCCGCCTACGCCGGCTTCTCGCCCCTGATCTGGGCGCTCATCAACGGCGAGAAGGAAGTGGGCCTCACCGCCCACATGATGGACGCCGACCTCGACGCGGGCGACATCGTGCTCCAGCGCTCCGTGCCGGTCGGCCCGAAGGACACGACGACCGATCTGTTCCACCGGACGGTCGATCTCATCGCGCCGATCACGACCGAGGCCATCGAGCTGATCGCGAGCGGGGACTACACGCCGGTCAAGCAGGATCGGTCGAAGGCGAGTTTCTTCCACAAGCGCGCTCTCGAAGACAGCCTCATCGACTGGTCCTGGCCCGCCGAGGAGATCGAGCGGCTGGTGCGCGCCCAGTCCGACCCGTACCCCAACGCCTTCACCTACCACCGCGGGAAGCAGCTGCGCGTGATTCGTTCGTCGGTTTCGGTGGGCCGCTACGGCGGCACCCCCGGCCGGATCTTCATCCGTGAGGGTGAAGGCGTCGTGATCGTCGCCGGACCGGAGTCGCGCCGGGGCCGGTCGCACGGGCTCGTCATCGAGCGGGTGCGGACCGAGGACGGCACCGAATTGGCCGCGAACGAGTACTTCCGGACCATGGGCGGTTATCTGACCTCGCGTCCCTAGGGTGTGCTCACGGTTCGACAGCCACCCTGGAGGGACAGTCATGCCGGAGAAGATGACCGACGAGCAGCGCCGCGCCTTCCTCGCCGAAGGCACCCGCACCGCCGTCTTCGCGACGGTCCGCCCGGACGGCAGGCCGCACGCGGTCCCGATCTGGTTCGCCCTCGACGGGGACGACATCCTGGTCAACCTCGGCGAGGACTCCGTCAACGGCAAGGCGCTCAAGGAGAATCCGCGCGTCTCGGTGGTCGCCGACGACCCGGTTCCGCCTTATTCGTTCGTGAGCGTGGAAGGGGTGGCGGAGATGGTTTCGGACCCGGACGGCATCCGCGCGGGTTCGGAGTCGATCGCGCGGCGGTACCTCGGCGAAGCGGGGCAGGAGGCCATCGACGGCTGGCTCCCCTACGCGACTTCGCCGGGGAAGGTGATCGTGCGGGTGCGGCCTGAGCGTTTCGTGGCGATCGCGAAGGTCGGCGGCTGAGGTCGCTTCGGTCTCGGCACCGCCCTTGCCTGGCCGAGTCCGTGAAGGCCCCTTCCCTACCCTGAAAGTAGGCAAAGTCGGCCTTCACGGACGGTGATCACCATGTGCGCCCCACAGGTACCAGCAGTCACAGCGACAGCGCGTGAAGGACCCCTTCCCTCGGCTCAGCCGAAGAAACTCGCCCTTCACACTTCGCCCAGTACATGAAGGCCCCCTTCCTTTCGCCTATGTACAGGAAGGGGGCCTTCATATACTCCGGCGGACTCGTGATCGGACGGCCCACTCGCGGACTGATGTACCGCCGAGCGGGAGCCCCCTGGCCGCCGCCACCATCCGGCGCCAGGATGACCTCGTGGCCGAGATCGTTTTCGACGAGAACACCCGTTCCTGGCTCATGAACACGTCAGCCACGAGCTACGCGCTCAGGCTGGCCGAGGACGACACACCCTCCCATGTCTACTGGGGACCGGCGCTCACCGCCGACCAGCTCGCCGACTTGCTCCCCCGGACCAAAGAGCGCTGGGACGCCTTCAACGATCCCAACGAGGGACTCGACGAACTCGCCGCCGACGGCGGCACCCGTTACTGGACACCCGCCCTCCAGGTCCGGTTCGCCGACGGGACCCGGGCGCTCGAATGGCGGTACGTCGGCCACGAGATCGACGGCGGGCAGTTGCGCGTCCGCTTCCGCGATCGCCACTACCCCCTCCGGATCACGCTCGGCTACCGTGTCCCGGAGGGCACCGACGTCATCGAGCGCTGGACCGAACTCGGCCACGACGGCACGGACGGCCCGATCGAGATCATCCGGGCCGATTCGGCGACCTGGGTCGTGCCGGACCGGCCGGACTACCGGATCAGTCACGTCACCGGCCGCTGGGCGGCCGAAAGCCAACTGCTCCGCGAGCCCGTTCCCCACGGCGAAACGACGTTCGGCAGCAGGCGCGGCATCACGAGTCATCACGCCAATCCCTGGGTGATGCTCGACGACGGCGAGACGACCGAGCGCCACGGCGAGGTCTACAGCGCCGTGCTCGCATGGAGCGGTTCGTGGCGGATCACCACCACCCGCTCGTCCACCGGCCGCCTCACGGTGACCGGCGGGTTCGGCCAGGACGGCGTCGTCCCCCGGCTCGCCCCCGGCGGCACGCTCACCACACCGGTTTTCGCCGGGTTGTACACCGACGGCGGATTCGGCGCCGCGAGCCGCGCCTGGCACGCGTACGCGATCGGTCATGTCCTCCCGCATCCAGGCGAGCTCCGGCCGGTGCTCTACAACTCCTGGGAGGCAACGGGTTTCGACGTCACGGAGGCCGGGCAACGCGCGCTGGCACACAAGGCGGCGGCGCTCGGCGCGGAACTGTTCGTGGTGGACGACGGCTGGTTCGGCGCCCGGAACGGTGACCATGCCGGCCTCGGCGACTGGCACGTCAACCGGGACAAGTTCCCCGGCGGTCTCGAACCTCTCGTCCGGGAAGTGCACGAGCTCGGCATGAAGTTCGGGCTCTGGGTCGAACCCGAAATGGTCAATCCGGACAGCGATCTCCACCGCACCCACCCCGACTGGGTCCTCCACCATCCACATCGGACACGGTCGGAACTCCGGCGGCAGCTGGTGCTCAACTTCGCCCGCCCGGACGTCGCCGAGTGGGCGTTCGGCACGCTGGACACCCTCGTCGGCACGCACGGGATCGACTTCCTGAAATGGGACATGAACCGCCCGTTCAGCGAGGCGGGCTGGCCCGCCGACAGCGATCCGGACAGGCTGTGGGTGGACCACACTCGCTCCGTCTACGCGATCATGGACCGCCTGCGCGCCCGCCATCCCGAGCTGCGGATCGAGGCGTGCAGTGGCGGTGGCGGCCGGATCGATTTCGGGATCATCGCCAGGACGGACCAGGTCTGGACTTCCGACAACACCGACGCGCTCGACCGGCTCGTCATCCAGCACGGCTACGGCCAGATGTACCCGGCGCGCGCGATGTCGGCGTGGGTCACCGACGATCCCAACTTCGTCACCCGGCGATCCACGCCGCTGCGCTTCCGGTTCCACGTCGCGATGACGGGTGTACTCGGCATCGGCGGCGACATCGTGAAGTGGTCCGAGGAGGATCTGGACCACGCGCGCGAACAGATCGCGCTGTACAAGGAGATCCGGCCGATCGTCCAGCACGGCAGGCTCCACCGTCTCGTACCGCCTGCCACCGACGGCGTCTCCGCGCTGCAGTACGTGGCGGCCGACGGCGGACGCGCGGTGGTCTTCGTGTTCCGGCAAGCGGCACATTTCCACACTCACGAACGACCGGTCCGGCTCGACGGTCTCGACCCCTCCGCCCGCTACCGCGAAGAGGACACCGGAAAGGTGTGGCACGGTGCCTCGCTCCTGGCACACGGCCTGTTCCCCGGTTTGCCGGAGGGAGATTTCGCCAGCGCGGTAGTCCGTTTGACCAAGGTCTGAGCGCGGCGATAGATCAGATGTATCGGCCATTTTTCGCGCTCTCGGCCCGCAAACGCCGCTTGACATCCCCCTAGACATCCGATCGAATGCCGTCGTATATGAGACCGCGAGAAGGGTGACTGGGGCATGAGAAGGTCCTTCGCGTTGGGAGCCGCGCTACTCCTCGCCGCGAGCCTCACCGGATGCACGGTCGGCGGCGGGACGAGCGCATCCGGCAACGAGATCACCTTCCTCACGTTCGAGACGCCGAACCTCCCACCGTCCTATTGGGACTCCGCGATCCAACGCGTCACCGACCGCAATCCCGGCCTGAGCGTGAAGAAACTGGTCGCCCCGTCGACCGACCGCACCGGCTACGCCAAGCAATTGTTGCAGTCCGGCCAGTTCCCGGACGTCGCGATCGCCGTCGACTCGGCCGGTTTCGCCGAATCGGGCAACCTCTACGCGTGGACGCCCGAGGAGCTCAACGACTTCCAGTTCCCCGCGGCCAACCCGATCAAGGGCGGGCACCACCAGCTGCCCGCCAACACCCAGACCATCCCGCCGATCTACTACAACAAGAAGCTCTTCGCCGACGCCGGGATCACGTCGGCACCGAAGACGTGGAACGAACTCCTGGCCGCGTCGGAGAAACTGAAGGCGAAGGGCATCACTCCGTTCACCATCGGCGGTGGCAAGGAGGGGTTCCCGTCCGCGATGCTGCTGGACGGCCTGGTCAGCGTCGACGTCTACGGCACGACACCGGACTGGCTTTCCCAGCGGCGAGCCGACAAGGTCAAGTTCACCGATCCGGCGTTCCAGCGGGCGTTCGGCAAGTTCGCCGACCTGGTGGCCAAGGGCTACCTCGACAAGACCCAGGTCTCGCGGGACTACTCGGCGACCGAGGCGGCCTTCCTCGACGGCGAGGGCGCGATGTACCCGATGGGCAACTGGTTCGCCGCCAGTGCCGACGCCAAGAAGCCGCCGTTCGAGATCGGCGTCTTCAACTTCCCTTCCGAGGACGGAAAACTCGTCGTTCCCGCTTACACCGGTGGCGGCATCGTCGTCAACGCGAAGTCGCGGCACCTCGACGCGGCAAGGAAGTTCGCGCTCGCGTTCCAGCTCGACAAGGAGCAGATCGACGCCTCGGTCAAGGCCGACGGCCTGTTCCCCGCGGTCAAGGGCTACACGCCGCCCTCCGAGGTCGGCCCGGTCTTCAAGGCGGGCTACGACTTGTATCAGGAAGCCGTCGCGAAGAACGCGGTGGTGAACGCCTTCAGCTGGGAAACCGCGGACGACGGTCTCCTGCCGGGGATGAAGGACAAGGTCTACCAGGCCGCGCAGGACGTCATCACCGGCCGCAAAACGGTGGCCGACGCGTGCGCGTTCCTGGACACCGAATGGGCGAAGGCGCGCTGACACCACGATGGGGAGAAAACCGATCCTGCCGCGGGTGTGGCATTTCGCCTCGTTCGGCGCGCCCGGTGTCGTCATCTACCTCTGCTTCGTCATGGCGCCGATCCTCATCAGTTTCGGCTACAGCCTGACGAACCACAATCCGTTCGACCCGCCCGCGGAATTCGTGGGGCTCGAGAACTACCGGCTGCTGTTCCAGGACGAACAATTCCTGACCGCGCTCCGGGTCACGACGATCCTGACCGTGATCGTCGTGGTCGTCCCGAACGTGCTCGGGCTCGGCGTCGCGGTGCTGCTCGACCGGAAAGGCCGGCTGTACAACGTTTTGCGCAGCGTGTTCTTCACGCCCGTGATCCTCAGCTCGGTCGTGGTCAGCATCATCTGGACGAAGCTGCTCGACGATCGGGGCCCGGTCAACGACGCGCTCCGCGCCCTCGGCGTCGAGCATCCGCCGGGCTGGCTTTCGGATCCGGACCTCGCGCTGTACTCGGTCGCGTCGATCGTGTGCTGGCAGATGCTGGGGTTCTGCGTGGTCGTGTACCTCGCGGGCCTGCAGGGTGTCCCGGCCGAACTGCTGGAGGCCGCGGAGATCGACGGCGCCGGACCGGTCCGGCGGTTCCGCGCGGTGACCTGGCCACTGCTCGCGCCGTCACTGACGATCAACACCGTCGTCCTGCTGATCTCGGCGTTCAAGACCTACGACTACGTCAAGGTGGTCACCAACGGCGGGCCCGGTTCCGGGACCACGGCCACCATCGCGTTCGCTGTCCTCGCCACCGGCCTCGACGCGAACCATGTCGGCTACGCGTCCGCGATGGCCGTGGTGATGCTGGTGATCGTGGCGACGCTGACCACGATCGTGCTGCGGTTCCTGCGGCGACGGGAGGTGGACCTGTGACCACGAAACTCCGGCCCGCCGCGGCGATCCTGGCGAGCGCGCTCTTCGCCGTGCCGCTGTACTACGTGCTCGTCAACGTCTTCAAACCCGGCGATCGGATCGCCCAGGAGCCGGCGTCGGTCCCGCTGCCACCGACGCTGTCCAACATCCACGCCGTCCTCACGCGGCCCGACGGCCTGTTCTGGGTGAGCCTGGCGAACAGCGTGCTCGTCACCCTGCTGTCGATCATCGTGCTGACGGTGCTGTCGGCCATGCTCGGGCATTACCTCGCGCGTTCCGGCAAGCGTTGGACCAAGGTGCTCACGCTGATTCTGCTGGCGGGTCTGATGATCCCGCCCCAGGTGATCCTGATCCCGGTCACCGAGGTGCTGCGGCTGACCGGGCTGATGGCGACGATCCAGGGCTTGGTGCTGTTCAACGTCGGCTACTACGTGCCGTTCGGTGTCTTCGTGTTCACCGGGTTCATCCGCGGGGTGCCGGTGGAACTCGAGGAGGCCGCCCTGCTCGACGGCGCGAGCAGGACACAGGTGTTCTGGCGGATCGTGTTCCCGCTGCTGCGCCCGGCCACGGCGAGTGTGCTGATCTTCCTCGGGGTGTGGATCTGGAACGATTTCATCGATCCGCTGATCATC is from Amycolatopsis lurida and encodes:
- a CDS encoding lysine N(6)-hydroxylase/L-ornithine N(5)-oxygenase family protein, with protein sequence MARAVVGERVPVYDVVGVGFGPSNLALAIAVTEHNAAPGAETVTAHFLERQARFGWHRGMLIDNATMQVSFLKDLATMRNPTSSFSFLSYLHSKDRLVDFINHKNLFPLRIEFHDYFEWAAEKVDDLVSYGTEVLSVTPVFDGDEIVFFDVHARTDGELVNLRARNLVMGTGLRPNLPEGVTPGTRIWHNSELLHRLEGMAAEEPRRFVVVGAGQSAAEVSALLHDRFPRAEVCAVFARYGYSPADDSAFANRIFDPEAVGRFYDAPEAVKDRLMRYHGATNYSAVDIELIDELYRRVYREKVQGIERLKLINVSRPTEVTDTGTEVRVTVEALETGERTRLDADFVVYATGYSPADPTPLLGELASACARDDEGRLRVERDYRIVTEPPLDGGIYLQGGTEHTHGITSSLLSNTAVRVGEILQSIVDRRAAGVSRPEYAVSGTGPA
- a CDS encoding PPOX class F420-dependent oxidoreductase, encoding MPEKMTDEQRRAFLAEGTRTAVFATVRPDGRPHAVPIWFALDGDDILVNLGEDSVNGKALKENPRVSVVADDPVPPYSFVSVEGVAEMVSDPDGIRAGSESIARRYLGEAGQEAIDGWLPYATSPGKVIVRVRPERFVAIAKVGG
- a CDS encoding methionyl-tRNA formyltransferase, whose amino-acid sequence is MRVAMFGYQTWGHRTLRALIDAGHDVALVVTHPKSDHAYEKIWSDSVADLAEANGIRALLRQRPDDAELLAELKEADLDLIVANNWRTWLPPEIFEMPRYGTLNVHDSLLPAYAGFSPLIWALINGEKEVGLTAHMMDADLDAGDIVLQRSVPVGPKDTTTDLFHRTVDLIAPITTEAIELIASGDYTPVKQDRSKASFFHKRALEDSLIDWSWPAEEIERLVRAQSDPYPNAFTYHRGKQLRVIRSSVSVGRYGGTPGRIFIREGEGVVIVAGPESRRGRSHGLVIERVRTEDGTELAANEYFRTMGGYLTSRP
- a CDS encoding extracellular solute-binding protein, producing the protein MRRSFALGAALLLAASLTGCTVGGGTSASGNEITFLTFETPNLPPSYWDSAIQRVTDRNPGLSVKKLVAPSTDRTGYAKQLLQSGQFPDVAIAVDSAGFAESGNLYAWTPEELNDFQFPAANPIKGGHHQLPANTQTIPPIYYNKKLFADAGITSAPKTWNELLAASEKLKAKGITPFTIGGGKEGFPSAMLLDGLVSVDVYGTTPDWLSQRRADKVKFTDPAFQRAFGKFADLVAKGYLDKTQVSRDYSATEAAFLDGEGAMYPMGNWFAASADAKKPPFEIGVFNFPSEDGKLVVPAYTGGGIVVNAKSRHLDAARKFALAFQLDKEQIDASVKADGLFPAVKGYTPPSEVGPVFKAGYDLYQEAVAKNAVVNAFSWETADDGLLPGMKDKVYQAAQDVITGRKTVADACAFLDTEWAKAR
- a CDS encoding carbohydrate ABC transporter permease; the protein is MGRKPILPRVWHFASFGAPGVVIYLCFVMAPILISFGYSLTNHNPFDPPAEFVGLENYRLLFQDEQFLTALRVTTILTVIVVVVPNVLGLGVAVLLDRKGRLYNVLRSVFFTPVILSSVVVSIIWTKLLDDRGPVNDALRALGVEHPPGWLSDPDLALYSVASIVCWQMLGFCVVVYLAGLQGVPAELLEAAEIDGAGPVRRFRAVTWPLLAPSLTINTVVLLISAFKTYDYVKVVTNGGPGSGTTATIAFAVLATGLDANHVGYASAMAVVMLVIVATLTTIVLRFLRRREVDL
- a CDS encoding alpha-galactosidase, coding for MAEIVFDENTRSWLMNTSATSYALRLAEDDTPSHVYWGPALTADQLADLLPRTKERWDAFNDPNEGLDELAADGGTRYWTPALQVRFADGTRALEWRYVGHEIDGGQLRVRFRDRHYPLRITLGYRVPEGTDVIERWTELGHDGTDGPIEIIRADSATWVVPDRPDYRISHVTGRWAAESQLLREPVPHGETTFGSRRGITSHHANPWVMLDDGETTERHGEVYSAVLAWSGSWRITTTRSSTGRLTVTGGFGQDGVVPRLAPGGTLTTPVFAGLYTDGGFGAASRAWHAYAIGHVLPHPGELRPVLYNSWEATGFDVTEAGQRALAHKAAALGAELFVVDDGWFGARNGDHAGLGDWHVNRDKFPGGLEPLVREVHELGMKFGLWVEPEMVNPDSDLHRTHPDWVLHHPHRTRSELRRQLVLNFARPDVAEWAFGTLDTLVGTHGIDFLKWDMNRPFSEAGWPADSDPDRLWVDHTRSVYAIMDRLRARHPELRIEACSGGGGRIDFGIIARTDQVWTSDNTDALDRLVIQHGYGQMYPARAMSAWVTDDPNFVTRRSTPLRFRFHVAMTGVLGIGGDIVKWSEEDLDHAREQIALYKEIRPIVQHGRLHRLVPPATDGVSALQYVAADGGRAVVFVFRQAAHFHTHERPVRLDGLDPSARYREEDTGKVWHGASLLAHGLFPGLPEGDFASAVVRLTKV
- a CDS encoding carbohydrate ABC transporter permease, with the protein product MTTKLRPAAAILASALFAVPLYYVLVNVFKPGDRIAQEPASVPLPPTLSNIHAVLTRPDGLFWVSLANSVLVTLLSIIVLTVLSAMLGHYLARSGKRWTKVLTLILLAGLMIPPQVILIPVTEVLRLTGLMATIQGLVLFNVGYYVPFGVFVFTGFIRGVPVELEEAALLDGASRTQVFWRIVFPLLRPATASVLIFLGVWIWNDFIDPLIILGPSQGTTITTGIYRSIGQYQADLGSVFALMFLATLPVLIFYLALQKQFVKGLTGGATKG